From Carnobacterium alterfunditum DSM 5972:
TGAATTTCTTCATCCACACCAAAAATTATACAGCCAAGAAATTCATCCACGCCTATTTTTTTACGAAAAAGGGACTACCATTTTTCGTGTTAGCAGATTAGGTGAATCCTTTACTTGAACTTTCTGGATGCATAAAGGTTATTTTTAGAAACTTTCGCAATGGAGATTTGAGGGTATAACTGTTCGAATTCTTATGATAAGATAGTTATGATGAAATTATTTTTACTTCAGTTGAGACGAAAAGGGTGGGATTCTTATGAGTGCAATAATTATGAGCGGTAAGCTATTAGCCGATGAAATGACGATCGAGATGCAGAATAATGTCAATAAACTTAAGGAAGAAGGAATCATCCCTGGTTTAGTTGTATTATTAGTGGGTGAAGATCCTGCAAGTCAAACGTATGTTAGAAATAAAGAAAAGCGTGCAAAATCTTTAGGATTTCACTCGCTCGTAAAGCGTTATCCAGCAGATATATCAGAAGAAAAATTATTGAATGAAGTCATCCGATATAATGAAGACCCTTCTTTTCACGGGATATTAGTCCAATTGCCTTTGCCAAAGCAGATCGATTCAGATAAAATATTAAATGCTATTGATTCTGTAAAAGATGTTGATGGGTTCCATCCTGTGAATATGGGAAAATTACTTATAGGACAACCGGATAAAATACCTTGTACACCATATGGTATTATGAAACTATTGGAACGTTATGAAATAGAAATCGAAGGAAAAACAGCAGTAGTCATAGGCCGTAGCAATATTGTTGGAAAGCCTATGGCACAGCTGTTAATGATGAAGAATGCAACTGTGACTGTGGCTCACTCTAGAACAAAAAATTTGGCCGAATTGGCTCGTACGGCTGATATTTTAGTTGTTGCGATAGGCAGAGGCAACTTTGTTACAAAAGAATTTATAAAACCAGGTGCCGCAGTTATTGATGTAGGGATGAATCGTGACCAAAATGGAAAATTGATCGGTGATGTAAAAAGTGATGAAGTAGCTGAAGTTGCAGGCTACTTAACGCCAGTTCCTAAGGGAGTAGGCCCAATGACGATCACAATGCTATTGTATCAAACGATTGAAAGTGCTAAAAAAATTGCTGCTAGCTCAAAAAAAAGATAGCATCTTTAATACTGCAATACCGCTAAAGGAGTGAATAAATTGTCAGATGATTACTTAACGGTCACCGCATTGACTAGATACATTAAACGAAAATTTGAACGGGATCCTTATTTAGAAAGAATCTATTTGACAGGTGAAATTTCTAACTTTAGAAACAGACCAAATGCACATCAATATTTCAGCTTAAAAGATGACCATGCAAAAATTTCTG
This genomic window contains:
- a CDS encoding bifunctional methylenetetrahydrofolate dehydrogenase/methenyltetrahydrofolate cyclohydrolase, with the protein product MSAIIMSGKLLADEMTIEMQNNVNKLKEEGIIPGLVVLLVGEDPASQTYVRNKEKRAKSLGFHSLVKRYPADISEEKLLNEVIRYNEDPSFHGILVQLPLPKQIDSDKILNAIDSVKDVDGFHPVNMGKLLIGQPDKIPCTPYGIMKLLERYEIEIEGKTAVVIGRSNIVGKPMAQLLMMKNATVTVAHSRTKNLAELARTADILVVAIGRGNFVTKEFIKPGAAVIDVGMNRDQNGKLIGDVKSDEVAEVAGYLTPVPKGVGPMTITMLLYQTIESAKKIAASSKKR